The Vicia villosa cultivar HV-30 ecotype Madison, WI unplaced genomic scaffold, Vvil1.0 ctg.002054F_1_1, whole genome shotgun sequence genome has a segment encoding these proteins:
- the LOC131637598 gene encoding glutathione S-transferase T3-like, which yields MDPNHYHYQQAMFNFMQNYQNPNPQNSQIPPMPPFSTQVPPFSTQVPPFSTQVGTENEERVVVKKKSREQFTRDEDILLIQSWLNVSKDPIVGVDQKAESFWVRVAANYNQYRGESREKLREKLKGQLKCRWHRINGLVQKFVGCYKQAVNGKKSGTSENDVMAAANAFFAQDQGTTFNLEYAWRLLKDEPKWMGESIESSSKITKTYASEASSENPNTPSSYEFNSSSPMERPMGQKAAKRKGKAKEIPNETQDARNKRSMLMERLAQSKEDEIELKVVQLMMKDTSTMSDSQRDIHEKYCNKMKKKYGM from the coding sequence ATGGATCctaatcattatcattatcaacaAGCTATGTTCAATTTcatgcaaaattatcaaaatcctaatcctcaaaattctcaaattccACCGATGCCACCATTTTCTACTCAAGTTCCACCATTTTCTACTCAAGTTCCACCATTTTCTACTCAAGTTGGTACTGAAAATGAAGAAAgggttgttgttaaaaaaaaatctcGAGAGCAATTTACAAGGGATGAAGATATACTACTTATCCAATCATGGCTCAATGTTTCAAAGGATCCAATTGTGGGAGTTGATCAAAAGGCTGAGAGTTTTTGGGTAAGAGTCGCTGCCAATTATAACCAGTATCGTGGGGAATCGCGGGAAAAGTTGCGGGAAAAGTTAAAGGGACAATTAAAATGTCGATGGCATCGAATAAATGGCTTGGTTCAAAAATTTGTTGGGTGTTACAAACAAGCTGTTAATGGAAAGAAAAGTGGGACATCGGAGAACGATGTCATGGCCGCTGCAAATGCATTTTTTGCTCAGGATCAAGGTACAACATTCAACCTTGAGTACGCATGGAGATTGttaaaagatgaacctaaatGGATGGGAGAATCGATTGAAAgttcttcaaaaataacaaagACTTATGCTAGTGAGGCATCATCGGAGAACCCAAATACACCTTCAAGTTATGAGTTTAACTCATCATCACCAATGGAGCGTCCAATGGGACAAAAAGCAGCAAAAAGGAAGGGTAAGGCAAAGGAAATTCCAAATGAAACGCAAGATGCAAGGAATAAAAGATCAATGTTAATGGAAAGACTAGCGCAAAGTAAGGAGGACGAGATAGAATTAAAGGTAGTGCAACTAATGATGAAAGACACTTCTACTATGAGCGATAGTCAGCGAGatattcatgaaaaatattgtaataagatgaaaaaaaaatatgGAATGTAG
- the LOC131637599 gene encoding uncharacterized protein LOC131637599, with translation MDSDNSDDYDQEFWDLVEEEFMDDSDEEQEPQNELQSGSSSRPKKRTTIDRGREEGHNRLFNDYFSENPVYTDVQFRRRFRMHRHVFLRIVDALGNHDEYFQMRVDATGKMGLSPLQKCTSAIRMLAYGSAADIVDEYVRIGESTSIECLQRFVQGVNAVFGAEYLRKPNNTDVEHLLQMGESRGFPGMLGSIDCMHWEWKNCPVAWKGQFCRGDHGKPTIMLEAVASQDLWIWHAFFGIAGSNNDINVLNQSNVFNDILEGHAPNVQYTINGTPYNMGYYLADGIYPEWATFVKTISMPQGEKKKLFAQHQESARKDVERAFGVLQSRFAIIRGPARAWHMDTLKHTIYACIILHNMIVEDERHTYGGNFDYSYDNVDDNNSTTETFSGPHPNLATRLQRRASIREKQVHRQLQGNLVEYIWERFGHVDDEV, from the coding sequence ATGGATTCAGACAATTCAGATGATTACGATCAAGAATTTTGGGACTTGGTTGAAGAAGAATTTATGGACGACAGTGATGAAGAACAAGAGCCTCAGAATGAACTTCAATCTGGAAGTTCCTCTAGGCCAAAGAAAAGAACAACGATAGATCGAGGTCGTGAAGAAGGGCATAATCGATTGTTCAATGACTACTTCTCGGAAAATCCAGTATACACAGATGTTCAATTCCGAAGAAGGTTCAGAATGCATAGGCATGTATTTCTTCGAATTGTAGATGCCCTTGGAAATCATGATGAATATTTCCAAATGAGGGTCGATGCAACTGGTAAAATGGGTCTTTCACCATTGCAGAAATGTACATCTGCTATTCGTATGTTGGCGTATGGGTCTGCTGCTGACATTGTAGACGAGTATGTTCGAATCGGTGAAAGCACTTCAATTGAGTGCTTACAAAGATTCGTTCAGGGCGTGAATGCTGTATTTGGGGCTGAGTATTTGAGAAAGCCTAACAACACTGATGTTGAACATCTTTTACAAATGGGAGAGTCACGTGGCTTTCCAGGTATGTTGGGTTCTATTGATTGTATGCATTGGGAATGGAAAAATTGTCCTGTTGCATGGAAAGGACAATTTTGTCGAGGTGATCATGGTAAGCCCACAATCATGCTTGAAGCAGTGGCATCACAAGACTTATGGATTTGGCATGCTTTTTTTGGTATTGCAGGTTCAAACAATGACATTAATGTGTTAAACCAATCTAATGTGTTTAACGATATTTTGGAAGGACATGCTCCCAATGTGCAATATACAATCAATGGGACACCATATAATATGGGGTATTATTTAGCAGATGGTATATATCCTGAGTGGGCTACATTTGTCAAAACCATTTCAATGCCACagggagaaaagaaaaagttatttGCTCAACATCAAGAATCAGCTAGAAAAGATGTGGAGCGGGCATTTGGAGTGCTTCAATCTCGATTTGCAATTATACGTGGCCCAGCACGTGCTTGGCACATGGACACCCTCAAGCATACCATATATGCATGCATCATATTGCACAACATGATTGTTGAAGACGAACGACATACATATGGAGGTAATTTTGATTACTCTTATGATAATGTGGATGACAACAACTCAACAACCGAAACATTTAGCGGTCCTCATCCGAATCTTGCAACAAGACTACAAAGAAGAGCAAGTATTCGAGAAAAACAAGTTCATCGTCAACTTCAAGGAAATTTAGTCGAGTATATTTGGGAACGTTTTGGACATGTAGATGATGaagtttaa
- the LOC131637597 gene encoding uncharacterized protein LOC131637597 codes for MKNHEARPTGTAPFPEVNVARHNHYGKIMVAVMHALLVYAYDFGFDRGHNGTHKNTYFHRKWKNIEMNEKEGQSSKTNENTCHRCGGKGHCSRTPKHLIDLYKKSLKYKKERIETHFANEDDDPDYDNIDVTYLDIGDFFADPDGKIDHLIGDGIVKK; via the coding sequence ATGAAAAATCATGAGGCTCGTCCCACTGGTACAGCTCCATTCCCAGAAGTGAATGTGGCAAGGCACAATCACTATGGGAAAATTATGGTTGCGGTCATGCATGCACTCTTGGTCTATGCTTATGATTTTGGTTTTGATCGTGGTCACAATGGTACTCATAAGAACACATATTTCCACCGGAAGTGGAAAAATAttgaaatgaatgaaaaagaGGGTCAGAGTagcaaaacaaatgaaaatacTTGCCATCGTTGTGGAGGAAAAGGTCATTGCAGTCGCACTCCAAAACACCTTATTGATCTTTATAAAAAATcactaaaatataaaaaagaaaggaTTGAGACTCACTTtgctaatgaagatgatgatccaGATTACGACAATATAGATGTTACCTATTTAGATATAGGTGACTTCTTTGCTGATCCAGATggaaaaattgatcaccttattgGAGATGGAATTGTCAAGaaataa